GGCCTCAGCTTCCAGTGCCGCGAGCCGTTCGACGTGGGTCGCGACCCAGAAGATCACCCACTTGGTAGCCGCTTTGACGAGCAGGACGCCTTCGTGATCTTCGATGACGTGCTTGTACCCTGGGAGCGCGTCTTCCTGCTGTATGACGTGGAACTGGCCAACAAGGCATATGCCGCCACCGACGCCGTGCTGCACATGGCGTATCAGGTGGTCAACCTGAAAGTCGCCAAGACCGAGGCGTTCCTGGGCACCGCGCAGAGCATCGTGAACGCCATTGGCAGTGGGCAGTTTCAGCACGTCCAGAGCAAGGTCGCCGAGATCATCGTGATGCTGGAGATTATGAAGGCGCTGGAAGTGGCAGCGCGCGATGGAGCCACGCTCAACAAATACGGCGTGATGACGCCCGCCCGTGGACCGCTGGACGCCGCACGCAACTACTACCCGGCCGTGTACGCCCGCCTGCCCGAATTGCTGCAGTACCTGGGAGCGTCGGGGATCATCATGATGCCGAGCAAGGCCGACCGCGAGGGACCGCTGGGGCCGCAGATCGCCAAGTACCTGCAAGCGGGCAACGCCACCGCCGAGGAGCGCCTGAAACTCTTCCGCCTCGCCTGGGATATGTCCATGAGTTCTTTCGGCGGACGGCAGAGCTTGTACGAGAAGTTCTTCTTTGGGGACCCCGTGCGGATGCATTCGGCGCTGTACGAGGTGTACAACAAGGGGCCTTATGTGGACCGGATTCAGGCGTTCCTCAACCGCAGCGAGAAGCCGCAACAGGAAGAGGTGACGGCATGACCGCCCCCGCTCGCCCCGATGTAATTCGCATTGCGCAGACCATCTTTACCGTGACGGACCTCGAAGCTTCCCGCGACTTTTACGTGAACCTGCTGGGCCTCAACGTGCTGCATGAGGAAAGCGGAGCGCTGTACCTGCGCGGCGTGGAAGACCGCGAATGGACGCTGAAGCTGGAGCAAAGCGCGGAAGCGGGCGTACGCCACCTGGGGTACAGGGTGCGGAGTGATGCCGACCTCGACGCCCTGGTGGTATTAGCCGAGCGCGAGGGTCTCCCCTACCGCTGGGAGGAGGAGCTGGACCGCCCCCGAATTCTGCGGATGCAGGACCCCTTCGGCGTACCTGTGGCGTTCTACCGCGAGAGCAAGACGCACAAGTGGCACCTGCAGGACTACCACTTGCACCGGGGGCCAGGCTTGCAGCGCGTAGATCACGTGAACGTGATGACGCCCGATGTGGAAGCCATGATGAACTGGTACGGCTCTGAACTGGGCTTCCGCACCTCTGAACTCACCGAGGACGAGCAGGGCCGCATCTGGGCTGCCTGGGTGCAGCGCCGGGGCGGCGTCCACGACCTCGCCATGACGAACGGCGCAGGCCCAAGACTGCACCACTGGGCCTACTGGATGCCCGACGCCCTGAGCATCATCCGTACCTGTGACATCCTCGCGGGCGCACGCCAGCCCGAGCGCATCGAGCGTGGCCCCGGGCGACACGGCATCTCCAACGCCTTCTTTCTGTATATCCGTGACCCTGACGGCCACCGCATCGAGTTGTACACCTCCGATTACATCACCGTGGACCCCGATTTCGAGACGATCCGCTGGCAGCGCGACGATCCCCGGCGGCAGACGCTCTGGGGCGCGAAAACACCACGCAGCTGGTTCGAGGAAGGTTCGCGCCTGGAAGCCTTCGGCGGTGGCTGGGTGGAGCCGGTCGAGGGGGAACTGAAGGGGATTCCGGTCCATGTCATCTGAGCCATCGGCCGTTGGCCGTTCGCCAGCAGCAGGGAGGGTCATTCCCGAGGAAGCCCTTTCTGGCCTTGCCACGGAACTGGAAGGAGCGGAGGTGAGCGGAGTGCAACTTCTCCCCTTCTCCGAACGCTTCTCCAACATGACGATTGCAGACGCCTACGCCGTGCAGCGGGCATGGGTGGCACAGAAGGTAAAGGGCGGGCGGCAGGTCGTAGGACACAAGATCGGGCTGACCTCGCGGGCGATGCAGATGGCCTCGCAGATCACTGAGCCGGATTACGGGGCACTACTGGACGACATGTTCTTCGAGCCGAACGGGGATCTTCCCCTGTCGCGCTTTGTGGCCCCGAAGGTAGAGGTGGAACTCGCCTTCCTCCTGAAAGCGGACCTGCAAGGCCCCAATGTCACCGTCTTCGATGTGCTGCGCGCTACCGAATACGTGACGCCCGCCGCTGAGATCATCGACGCCAGGATTCAGCGAGTGAGCAAAGAGACAGGCAAACCCCGCCGGGTGACGGATACTATCAGCGACAACGCCGCGAATGCGGGCGTAATTGTAGGTGGACGTGCCGTGCGCCCAGACGACCTGGACCTGCGATGGGCAGCGGCACTCTGCATCCGTAACGGCGTAATTGAGGAAACGGGCGTGGCAGCAGGCGTGCTGGGGCACCCGGCAGCCGGTATTGCCTGGCTCGCCAATCGTCTCGCTCCCCACGGGGAGGGACTAAGGGCTGGAGAATTCGTGATGGCTGGGTCGTTCACGCGCCCAGTGGACATCGCTTCGGGCGACGTCTTTACATTCGACTACGGCCCGCTGGGCACCTTCTCGTGCCGCTTTACAGGAGATGCGCGTGGACACAACTAACGGGTTCAAAGCGGCGCTCGAGCGGGGCGAGACAGTCTATGGCCTCTGGCTCGCGCTGGCGAATGCATACACGGCTGAGATCTGCGCGGGAGCTGGATTCGACTGGCTGGTGGTAGAC
This is a stretch of genomic DNA from Deinococcus hopiensis KR-140. It encodes these proteins:
- the hpaH gene encoding 2-oxo-hept-4-ene-1,7-dioate hydratase; its protein translation is MSSEPSAVGRSPAAGRVIPEEALSGLATELEGAEVSGVQLLPFSERFSNMTIADAYAVQRAWVAQKVKGGRQVVGHKIGLTSRAMQMASQITEPDYGALLDDMFFEPNGDLPLSRFVAPKVEVELAFLLKADLQGPNVTVFDVLRATEYVTPAAEIIDARIQRVSKETGKPRRVTDTISDNAANAGVIVGGRAVRPDDLDLRWAAALCIRNGVIEETGVAAGVLGHPAAGIAWLANRLAPHGEGLRAGEFVMAGSFTRPVDIASGDVFTFDYGPLGTFSCRFTGDARGHN
- the hpaD gene encoding 3,4-dihydroxyphenylacetate 2,3-dioxygenase, giving the protein MTAPARPDVIRIAQTIFTVTDLEASRDFYVNLLGLNVLHEESGALYLRGVEDREWTLKLEQSAEAGVRHLGYRVRSDADLDALVVLAEREGLPYRWEEELDRPRILRMQDPFGVPVAFYRESKTHKWHLQDYHLHRGPGLQRVDHVNVMTPDVEAMMNWYGSELGFRTSELTEDEQGRIWAAWVQRRGGVHDLAMTNGAGPRLHHWAYWMPDALSIIRTCDILAGARQPERIERGPGRHGISNAFFLYIRDPDGHRIELYTSDYITVDPDFETIRWQRDDPRRQTLWGAKTPRSWFEEGSRLEAFGGGWVEPVEGELKGIPVHVI
- the hpaB gene encoding 4-hydroxyphenylacetate 3-monooxygenase, oxygenase component; the encoded protein is MPAITGQEFLDRLRQNPPTLYIDGQRVEDPTTHLATRNMAHSLAGLYDLQNQPDLRDVLTYEENGQRYATSFMVPRTKEDLAKLGESHRIRANFSLGFLGRAPDYMNANVMAAGMGADYFASCTASGEGKRDFAANMRRYYEFVRNNDLCLTHALTNPQVNRAKMASEMPDPYIALGVVEETEEGVIVRGARMMATLPIADEILVFPSTVLKENADKSRYAMGFALPCNAPGLSFQCREPFDVGRDPEDHPLGSRFDEQDAFVIFDDVLVPWERVFLLYDVELANKAYAATDAVLHMAYQVVNLKVAKTEAFLGTAQSIVNAIGSGQFQHVQSKVAEIIVMLEIMKALEVAARDGATLNKYGVMTPARGPLDAARNYYPAVYARLPELLQYLGASGIIMMPSKADREGPLGPQIAKYLQAGNATAEERLKLFRLAWDMSMSSFGGRQSLYEKFFFGDPVRMHSALYEVYNKGPYVDRIQAFLNRSEKPQQEEVTA